The genome window TAAACATGTTGATAAATTGGAGGGGGATTATTATGCCATTAACATTTGCCCATCCAGCAGCGATATTACCATTCTCTGGAAAAAAAGATATATTAATTTTTCCGCAATGGTTTTAGGAAGTATGGCTCCGGACTTTGAATATTTTTTACGAGGCCAACCAATAGGGGAAATAGGGCATACCTTCACAGGTTTTTTTCTATTAAATCTCCCTATGGTAATAATGATTTACTTTATTTATCATCAAATTATTCGTTTGAATGTAGTCCACCATTTGCCTAACTTTCTACAAGTTACATCAAGCTACAAAGTGGAGGGAAGTAAAAAATGGAAGAAAGTCGTTTTTTGTTACTCAGCGATAATTTGAATGTTAACTCATGTAGTATGGGATTCTTATACACATAAACAGGGATTTATGGTAATAAATTTCCCGATTCTTACCGATACTTTTAATGTGTACGGCCATCAAATACCCTTTTATAAATTTTTGCAACACGGTAGTACACTATTGGGGATTTCGCTAATTATCGGCTATATGTATTACAAAGCATCACTAAATAAGAATAAAGATACTCCAAAAATTGGCGCTAAAAAGAAACTCTATTTTTGGGCTTTATTATTTTTTTTAACGCTATTATATGTATGTATTTGGTGCATAATCGATTGGGTACCAATTAGTAGCTATGGAGTAATAGTTGTGCGTATCATAGATTCATTTTTTGGAAGTTTACTAACCATTTCTTTAGTTATAACATATCATCAAAACAAATCAGATTATCGTAATAAAAGGACCTCCTTTAATGGGGCCAATTACCTTAAGAAATCTGTTACGAGCACTTAAGATGAGGATAGCAATGTTACTATTTTCACGAATTTGGCGACATAATTCGATACCATCACAATCTGGGAGAGAAAGGTCAAGAATAATG of Lysinibacillus agricola contains these proteins:
- a CDS encoding response regulator; amino-acid sequence: MVNTGHEAIQYMKETFPDFIILDLSLPDCDGIELCRQIRENSNIAILILSARNRFLKVIGPIKGGPFITII